In one Primulina huaijiensis isolate GDHJ02 unplaced genomic scaffold, ASM1229523v2 scaffold205982, whole genome shotgun sequence genomic region, the following are encoded:
- the LOC140966401 gene encoding uncharacterized protein gives MASSVAMKLSFILLLALFSSMKTQARDSQFFDKVSSTTTNVIPNKEQPLNNQQEPNFLPENENGYGLYSHESGQLPPSATTTAEPTTTTTSTTAEPLHKYLPKNYNPVAYVTEPENVQDSSNSFSEDTYTNSLKYNDDENSNYKDGRNYYDNQADQQEYQTREPKYRSYTANTFTANNRYSNDNFNYNGGSSFNSGPQGLSDTRFDSGENNFYNGDEESSFQPQGMSDTRSLENGKYFYDINNEKYSENHPYESFKGGRARNEYNDRNYYGNSYQNQYEFPKEQNLP, from the coding sequence ATGGCTTCCTCTGTGGCCATGAAACTTTCGTTCATCCTCCTCCTTGCGCTGTTTTCCTCCATGAAAACACAAGCAAGAGACAGCCAATTCTTTGACAAAGTGTCCTCCACGACCACCAATGTTATCCCAAACAAAGAGCAACCTCTCAACAACCAACAAGAACCCAATTTCCTGCCGGAAAATGAAAATGGCTACGGACTTTACAGTCACGAATCTGGCCAACTTCCTCCCTCCGCCACCACAACAGCCGaacccaccaccaccaccacttcCACAACCGCTGAACCCCTCCATAAATACCTACCAAAGAACTACAACCCCGTGGCCTATGTAACAGAACCAGAAAACGTTCAAGACAGCAGCAATTCGTTCTCAGAGGATACTTACACCAACAGCCTAAAATACAACGACGACGAAAACAGCAACTACAAGGATGGCCGAAACTACTACGACAACCAGGCCGATCAGCAAGAATATCAGACACGAGAACCAAAGTACAGAAGCTACACAGCCAACACATTCACCGCAAACAACAGATACAGCAACGATAACTTCAACTATAACGGTGGCAGCAGTTTCAACAGCGGTCCACAAGGATTATCCGACACCAGGTTCGACAGCGGTGAGAATAACTTCTACAATGGCGACGAAGAGAGCAGCTTCCAGCCACAGGGGATGAGCGACACGAGATCCCTGGAAAATGGGAAGTATTTTTACGACATAAACAACGAGAAATACAGCGAAAACCACCCGTATGAAAGCTTCAAGGGGGGTCGAGCGAGGAACGAATACAATGACAGGAATTACTATGGAAACAGTTACCAGAACCAGTATGAGTTCCCAA